Below is a window of Musa acuminata AAA Group cultivar baxijiao chromosome BXJ3-11, Cavendish_Baxijiao_AAA, whole genome shotgun sequence DNA.
GAGAGAGTGATCATGTCATTTTGGCTCAATCCTTTCGAGATAAATAACTTGGTAAGCTCGGAGAGGCCTAATTTTGGGGAAGGGAGAATGCTGGTGTCGGCTGCAATGGACACCCTTCCATCTCTTCTTCCTGAAGGGACTTTGTAGGGAACTCCTCCGTACTGTTCAAACCCAGTTAGAAACTTGTCTTAAGATGCATGTTGGTGAGCAAGTCCAGCGAACGGATCTTAAGATAATTTTGTTCTCCATCTCATAACGCCTTATTGGGAGATGGCAATGGGAGCTAGAAAGCTTACATGGACGATACTGTCTCTGGAGGCGAATGCAAGAATGTCTGCGCACGAGACAACTCCTTTGCAGGCAGCTTCCAACTTTTCCTTGATGGTGTCGATGACATCAAATCCTTCAAGGTCCGTGTTGACTCGTGCATCCTTCTCCGCAGTGTTGCCCTTCGTCGAATTAAGAAGAATCGAACCATCACAGCCCTGACGTGGTCATACAACATCAACTTGGGTTACTCGGTCAGCATTTCACGTTATCAGCACAGTTTATGCACAGTACGAACGACTAACCCTCACGAAGCAGTCATGGAAGTGCATCCTGAGGAGGTCGGCGCCGACGCCAGGGTCGTCCTGGAGAGCCTTCTCAACCTCCTCCTTCACAAGGAGCTCAGCTGCAGGGCAGCTGTAGGAGTAGAACCCGACTTCGAGCTGTGGTTCCGCCCCGGTGGCGCACAGGCACAAGGCCACGACGAAGGCCAGCAGCACAATTCCTCCTCCCAAAGCCATGTCTCTCCACTGACCTGTGTCTTGGAGTAATGAGGCCTTCGATTGCGTTCCCCATTTATACCAAAGGAGGCAAGGGGATAAACCCGACGACTGCTGCTTATTCTATTAATCCATCTGCGTTAGCAGCCTCTACTCCTTGCAAGGCTAGAAAAGAAGAGATGCCCGACGTCTCACCAGCCAAAGGATCTTGTCCCAATACTATATCACGTGTAATTGAAATGTGGCAGAATCATTGCATTCTGCGTGCATAAAATAAAATGCAAAAGAAAGACTCAGATTGTATTTTTTATTAGGCAGAGAGAAGAATCGTTGTCTAATCTcacaacaaagagagaagaaatcACTCCCTGACAAATCGACATAGTATGTATCATCGTCGGTGAAGCTGGACCTGGAATTCTATTCACCTTACCCACCAAAACATGTGTACGAGGTAAGATCGTGGGGTGATGGAGCAACCACCAGTAGATCCGACGGTTGTTAGGAACCCTTTGGGCCAAGTAGATCCTACGCCACGTACGTATGTCCAGCCAATATCGTGACGAAATAAATTGCCTGGAAATGAACTCAATCATAGAGGGTTGGTACGCTGGAAATACGTGCATGATCTCCTCGAGATTAATTATTGTGGCGTCGTCCTCAATGACGCAGACACTTCAACTATGTTCACTGCACCAGACAAGCTCGTGATGCTAAATATACACTGAAATGTATGCTATCTTATACACAAGAAGCCCGGCATTGATAACGATTGCGTACAACACAGTTCATGTGCATGAAAACGATACTGTTCTCAAAGAAATCAACAGCAAATCAATCCTACATTGGCAGAATAGACCAGAAGACATCAACACCTCAACACTGAAGACTATATCGAAAGATATCGCCACCTTCATACAGGCAAGCCAGTTCGTAGTGCTTCAAAGTCCCTATACCTCATGACGTAACCTTTAGCATGACAACTCCATTTGGGATATGTTTAGGTTCAGGAAGGACACAATTTAGACagatgataaaaaatttaaagttaTAGACAAAATATGAAAAGCAAAAAATGTTATACACAtgacaaaaataaatataaataaatcgtatgctgaaagaaaaggaaagcgatACAAGTCGTAGACTTGTGTTACGTAAtggaaattaaaaattttgatcacaTTGAATCCCTAATTTCAATACCTTCACATCCACCCAAGATATGCCGTCCATGTCATGCTACTGATTGATGATATGTCTCACCGAGTAGGTTTGCACAAAATAGACAGCATGAGACTATGGCATGCTTGTTTGCATCCCACCTGCTCCGGTTGGTGAATGTTCCCAATCACCTCACCTTTCGTTGCGCAGCATTTGGCTCTTCCGAAAAGGCTATGTATAATTAAAGAACACGTCGCTCTAAATCCAGTTAGCGTCATGGTTGACCAACATGGCATTGCTTACTCCCTCTTTTATGTTGTCCATGTGTACGTATACATGTAtacaacttccatcgatcataatATCTGCCATTACTACTATCAAAAGTAGTGAGTGTCATAAGTATCATCGTAAGTCGACATGATTAGTCCACTATCGAAGATATAGGCTCATTTAGGTGTCTCTTTCTGGCTAACGTGAGAGACTTGGTAAGGTGAGACCGTATATGCTACTCGGTCGGAAGACGTTATGTTGGTGATACTTAAGTCAGCGAAGGGAAGAAGACAGTAGTATAAGTTGTATGACTAAGTTGGTATGGAGAGAgagacatagagagagagagagagagccctcCCCTCCAACGTGAGTTGATGGGAGCCCTCCCCTCCTTCAACGTGAGTTGATGGTTCCCTTTTATACCTGATTTCTGGGCCTTCTTACTTAGATGGTCTAGGATAAGATTAGGTGAACTACCTAATCATTCTTCAATCTTGATAAGATATGATGATTATTGCAAGTGAGACACATCAGGATGCATTGTAATGCCATTTTGGGGCTGGTGACTTGGAGTCATGCTTAGGTGTCGGCCTCGATAGCAGATGAGTTGTCATAGGGCAAAATCATCCCTATCATTTGCCCCCCCTCGGAAGGGCATCCTTCGAGGCCTTTCTTTGGAGGGCACACTTGCGTGCTCTCCTGTTGGGTGTGTGCTTTGATAAAAGTTTGTTGGCTGGGATGTTAGGAATATGCCAGTTTGGCTGAGATATGGTCCTGGGGTTTTCATGCTGAGTGCATGGCTAGGGAGCATGTAAGCTCAGCCTAGGTGCATCCCTTGGATCTTCTCACTGAGGTGCATGGCTAGAGAGCGCATAGGCTCGACATAGGTATAGTCCTTGGGGCTTCACGCCTAGGTGCATGGCTCAGGAGTGAGTCTtttttaactcttactcatcTGAGGTGCTACTTTGGGGTCTTCATGTTGAGTGCATAGTTATAGATCATGTAAGCTTAGCCTAGGTGCAGGCCTTGGGGCTTCTCACCAAGGTGTATGACTAGGAAGCACGTCAGCTCAGCCTAGGTGCATGGCTTGGGAGAgagtcctttttaactcttactcatTCGAGATGCCACCCTTGGGTCTTCAAACTGAGTGCATGACTAGGAAGTGCGTAAGCTCGGCCTAGGTGTAGCCCTCAAGGCTTCTCATCGAGGTGCACGATTAGGGAGTGCATAGGCTTGACCTAAGTGCAGCTCTTGGGTAGCTGAGCTTAGCCTCATCGAGGCAAAGGACTAGGCTCGTCCAAGGTCAGACTCAGTCACATTGAAGCGAAGGTCCAGACCTATCTAGAGGTTTTGCTCAATTGCATTAAGATGGGAGACTAGATTCGTCTAGGGTCAAGCTCAACTGCGTTGAAGCAGGGGTCCGAACACATTCAGAGGTTCGACTCAATTGCATTAAGGCAATAGATAGGATCTAATCGGGGCTAGACTCAGCCATGTTGAAGTGGGGATTTGGACCCATCTGGAGGTTCGACTCAACTGCATTAAGGCAAGAGATAGGATCTTTTCGAGGTCGGATTCAACCGCATTGAACCGAGGGTTTAGACCCATCTAAAGGTTTGACTCAATCGCATCAAGGTGGGAGAGAAGATCCGTCCTCAGTCAGACTCAACCATGTTGAAGCCGGGATCTTGACCCATCCGGAGGTTCGGCTCAACCGCATTAAGGCAAGAGACTAGATCCGCTTGGTGTTGGATTCATTCGTGTTGAAGGTGGTTTTTGCTATTGTGAGGTATCCTGATCGCTTACACCCCTTTTAGTGGAATCCTCCTTTGTGGGCTTGATCTGCTTGGGGATCCGAGTGCCCCTCTTCCGATGCTTCTGTGGTTGTGCTGGGGTAGGCGATACAATCTTCGCCATCATCGCAAGCACTGACTTAGGGGTATAATCTCTCTAAATCAGCGATGTGCCAGGTCCTTGGTAGTGTTTTGGCCTTCATGGTCTCAAGGCGATACATCTCATCTTGGACTACCTCGACCA
It encodes the following:
- the LOC135652693 gene encoding peroxidase 5-like, producing MALGGGIVLLAFVVALCLCATGAEPQLEVGFYSYSCPAAELLVKEEVEKALQDDPGVGADLLRMHFHDCFVRGCDGSILLNSTKGNTAEKDARVNTDLEGFDVIDTIKEKLEAACKGVVSCADILAFASRDSIVHYGGVPYKVPSGRRDGRVSIAADTSILPSPKLGLSELTKLFISKGLSQNDMITLSGAHTVGIAHCDAFSNRLYNGDATLDQNYAAYLKTQCPPGSNNTVSMDPKTPRKFDNLYYRLILKNQALFTSDQTLVSTQGTATQVKRLAESYKRFQKKFADAIVKMGAIEVLTGSEGEIRADCKVVN